One genomic region from bacterium encodes:
- a CDS encoding tetratricopeptide repeat protein yields the protein MENTRLKILTGGLLLTLALACACSTPSAPEFNIEPAYLSDVSKGWSLFAQGNFALAATSFRSAIARDVQQDYYEAHIGLGWAMAMQDSLQKAVLNFDLALDRAPKDSRDSVNILSGLSFAYRDLNPPDYQKVRDDAVVVLEKDPSFVFAYRTSINAQDVKAVLAEAYFNLGQYEEAAAIADPGGTLDPSADDYNQKLLSKINQLLTISREGV from the coding sequence ATGGAGAACACCAGGCTGAAGATTCTAACCGGGGGTCTGTTGCTGACCCTCGCTCTGGCCTGCGCATGCAGCACGCCCTCGGCCCCCGAGTTCAACATCGAGCCGGCCTATCTGAGCGATGTGTCCAAGGGTTGGAGTCTGTTCGCCCAAGGAAATTTCGCCCTGGCCGCGACCAGTTTCCGCTCCGCGATAGCCCGGGATGTGCAACAGGATTATTATGAGGCCCATATCGGCCTGGGCTGGGCCATGGCGATGCAGGATTCGCTGCAGAAGGCCGTGCTCAATTTCGACCTGGCGCTGGACCGCGCTCCGAAGGACTCCCGGGACAGCGTCAACATCCTGAGCGGCCTGAGCTTCGCCTACCGTGATCTCAACCCGCCCGATTACCAGAAAGTCCGGGATGACGCCGTGGTGGTGCTGGAGAAAGACCCGAGCTTCGTCTTCGCCTACCGCACCTCGATCAACGCGCAGGATGTCAAAGCGGTCCTGGCGGAGGCATATTTCAACCTCGGGCAGTACGAGGAGGCGGCCGCTATTGCCGACCCGGGCGGCACGCTCGACCCGAGCGCCGATGATTACAATCAGAAATTGCTTTCCAAGATCAATCAATTGCTCACTATCAGCCGGGAAGGAGTGTGA